From Plasmodium brasilianum strain Bolivian I chromosome 7, whole genome shotgun sequence, the proteins below share one genomic window:
- a CDS encoding hypothetical protein (conserved Plasmodium protein) gives MSTIRWVHRKDKNSEKRIISLNEIKERYLVDQIKQNKDTKKNGDTYYKNVNIQEKEKKKKKKGFISFYKKRDKHDINLEKEYSSKYIENVGFNKQRCNEKNQGDKKGNYILGEKTKVLRNGISPFCSDRIIGSGQEGEEEGHNEEYEYDDKDDDEDEKHKNLVFFANRNEHTPSEMENEGDAQTDRVNIYLDINIHRDKKMKKKKKKKVKNWGVLENKLKQKCPNLFTQKNLRTGNSYLSDSFIQHGLKKKYGLSEYVKGMNHMEHRQLHPPGGDYTDGYEDEYKYEDRYEHDDEYQFEKGNCQNENGVKCTYNKALKRNNYHYDYKKGGYHPKFKDMSSEHFEGGHNPYDKHGENLCGKKSNHIQGWEKTYHNHRYRIKEKKKYPLKNSEKAGSDQKYYCKENERYYNKMEKKEGYICNEKSMYDFIEERNKGINRITKNRENIMNNVNINYEIKKHSPTISYHFSPDYNKLENNNIKKTFDNNKNFYNKEQILNKNFLSYKNKSHKNIILSANLLSNVFCKKIDIYFAFFKRATLIKNIQRVYKKYTKITDQDSTQFKNDEHNFLFEKRTKNDRKEVISETHKYEAHTNVFKNKVEWERKTEGLPAHSLDRKEINIINEQDNKRNVHSKENNSMRMVLLPKNALFTDNGVVYKNGQVAHRSTPGYKDFEQVKNIYKRKVLTNTLIDSFNDVDINDQRRKKKYLKFFVILLSVFLKKYMHKQVSKFFSVIGLFRWEKQVEKRAIRKFINVRIYSLSLIESVLSKVRIRAVKFYFGELKKERMQHKDRQEIGEGEQEWIASMEKKNNNIYDIEKQLKSKRYKSKRNYGNSCFGKPKIYRTDDFTIFYNKKMLREKDETLQNCLLRSKSDSLVEFLNSSKMNKYSKSGSNDISNSIMNMDNIKSSTLLERFFTANYNVNDKNIHKEVCKSKIHLSYYEHAIDDSKYIYSSVHYKGNNNKKEIHTKHFKKETYNNGVLSNIHLVDTHHDVCKNLGGGINMGIINMSGINESSINESSIKCADNHFANMMDEIERLNDVAQEVCDTSDEDENDKNCRIFFKNIKKQLKLNYANTQDTNTKRDKDLSLSDLNSTLDL, from the exons ATGTCTACCATTAGATGGGTACACAGGAAAGATAAAAATTccgaaaaaagaataatttctttaaatgaaataaaagaaagataTCTAGTTGatcaaataaaacaaaataaagacacaaaaaaaaatggggaCACTTActacaaaaatgtaaatatacaagaaaaggagaaaaaaaaaaaaaaaaaaggatttataagtttttacaaaaaaagagataaacatgatataaatttagaaaaagaatattcatcaaaatatatagaaaacgTCGGATTTAATAAACAAAGATGTAATGAGAAAAACCAAGGAGACAAAAAGggtaattatattttaggGGAAAAAACAAAGGTGCTTAGAAATGGAATCTCACCATTTTGCAGCGATAGGATTATAGGAAGTGGTCAGGAGGGAGAGGAAGAGGGGCATAATGAGGAGTATGAGTATGATGATAAGGATGACGATGAAGATGAAAAACATAAGAACCTCGTCTTCTTTGCCAATAGAAATGAGCACACGCCATCAGAGATGGAGAATGAGGGAGATGCACAAACGGATCGCGTGAACATATATTTAGATATCAACATTCATAGGGataagaaaatgaaaaaaaaaaaaaagaaaaaagtgaAGA ACTGGGGTGTTCTAGAAAATAAGTTAAAACAGAAATGCCCAAATTTGTTCACGCAGAAAAATTTACGCACTGGAAATTCATACCTAAGCGACTCTTTCATTCAACATGgcctaaaaaaaaaatatgggcTGAGTGAATATGTGAAGGGGATGAATCACATGGAGCACAGACAGTTACATCCCCCTGGAGGCGATTACACGGATGGATACGAAGACGAGTATAAATATGAGGACAGGTACGAACATGATGACGAGTATCAGTTTGAAAAAGGGAATTGTCAGAATGAAAATGGTGTAAAGTGCACCTACAACAAAGCATTGAAGAGAAATAACTATCATTATGATTATAAAAAGGGAGGATACCATCCCAAATTCAAAGATATGAGCAGTGAGCATTTTGAGGGGGGGCATAACCCCTATGATAAACATGGGGAAAATCTATGCGgtaaaaaaagtaatcaTATTCAAGGGTGGGAAAAGACATACCATAATCATAGGTATAggataaaggaaaaaaaaaaatatcccTTAAAAAACAGCGAAAAGGCTGGAAGTGATCAGAAGTATTACTGTAAAGAAAACGAAAgatattacaataaaatggaaaaaaaagaaggttatatatgtaatgaaaaaagtatGTACGATTTTATTGAGGAGAGGAATAAGGGCATAAATAGAATTACGAAAAACagagaaaatattatgaacaacGTTAATATCAATTATgagataaaaaaacatagtCCTACAATTTCATATCACTTTTCGCCTGACTATAATAAACtagagaataataatataaaaaaaacttttgacaataataaaaatttttataacaaagaacaaattttaaataaaaattttttaagttataaaaataaaagtcataaaaatattattttgtctGCTAACTTGTTAAGTAAcgttttttgtaaaaaaatagatatatattttgctttttttaaaagagcaaccttaataaaaaacattcaacgagtatacaaaaaatataccaaGATTACGGATCAAGATAGTacacaatttaaaaatgatgaacataattttttatttgaaaaaaggaCGAAAAATGATAGGAAAGAGGTTATTTCAGAGACGCACAAGTATGAAGCGCACActaatgtttttaaaaacaaagtaGAGTGGGAGAGAAAGACGGAGGGACTTCCTGCTCATTCACTAgatagaaaagaaataaatataataaatgaacaagacaataaaagaaatgtaCACTCGAAGGAAAATAACAGTATGAGAATGGTATTATTACCAAAAAATGCATTATTTACAGATAATGGTGTGGTTTATAAAAATGGGCAAGTTGCACATAGGAGCACACCAGGATACAAAGATTTTGAACAAGTGAAAAACATCTATAAAAGGAAAGTATTAACTAACACATTAATCGATAGCTTCAACGATGTGGACATAAATGAtcaaagaagaaaaaaaaaatacttgaaattttttgttattttactatctgtctttttaaaaaagtacatgCACAAGCAGGTATCGAAGTTCTTTTCTGTTATTGGATTATTCCGATGGGAAAAGCAG GTGGAGAAAAGGGCCATAAGGAAGTTTATCAATGTGCGAATCTACTCCTTATCTTTAATAGAGAGTGTTTTAAGTAAGGTACGAATAAGAGCAGTGAAATTTTACTTTGGTGAGCTAAAAAAAGAGAGGATGCAACATAAAGATAGACAAGAGATAGGGGAAGGAGAACAAGAATGGATAGCCagtatggaaaaaaaaaataacaacatTTACGACATCGAGAAGCAACTAAAAAGCAAAAGGTACAAGTCGAAACGAAATTACGGAAATTCATGTTTTGGTAAACCCAAGATATACCGAACGGACGATttcacaattttttataataaaaaaatgttaaggGAAAAGGATGAAACATTACAAAATTGTTTATTAAGGTCAAAATCTGATTCTTTAgtagaatttttaaatagttccaaaatgaataaatattcaaaaagtGGATCTAACGATATTTCTAATAGCATTATGAACATGGATAACATTAAAAGTTCTACACTACTTGAACGTTTCTTCACAGCTAATTACAAcgtaaatgataaaaatatacataaggAAGTATGTAAAAGCAAAATACATTTATCTTATTATGAGCATGCTATAGATGactcaaaatatatatatagcagtGTGCACTATAAagggaataataataaaaaagaaatacacACAAAGCATTTCAAAAAGGAGACTTACAATAATGGAGTATTAAGCAATATTCACTTGGTTGATACTCATCATGATGTGTGCAAAAATTTGGGAGGTGGTATCAATATGGGCATCATCAATATGAGCGGAATCAATGAGAGTAGCATCAATGAGAGTAGCATCAAATGTGCAGACAACCACTTTGCGAACATGATGGACGAAATCGAACGCTTAAATGACGTAGCTCAAGAAGTATGTGATACAAGTGATGAGGATGAAAATGACAAGAACtgtagaattttttttaaaaatattaagaaacagctaaaattaaattacGCAAATACCCAAGATACTAACACAAAAAGGGACAAAGATTTAAGCTTAAGTGACTTAAATAGTACATTGGacttatga
- a CDS encoding SAP domain-containing protein, translating to MNYQNLKCSELKDLLAKRGLPSHGKKNELLERLLKYEEKGNISPYILDKHNTNSNDSTNIKVLVDRTDDKIRNSEINRVSNNTKGDRGQGEGVEKSNYKSSYVGGENKKKILTVNHKEDEFNKEGLNKMKDYFKNILTVNNNVEGSKYYENIPSKNDEKMNENINSNMKDNNEEGKKTKIVIPEITFSESSLSNKNTLQKNVIVPTAGDDNLYLTEEKKRELRKKRFGAVSTDEALESRAKRFCIVTHKMEEENKKKRAERFGLNMGKLNDFETKKKRAERFGLLKESDKLKARALRFGVIQEQQLKNLKKKLVYT from the exons atgaattaccAGAATTTGAAATGTTCAGAATTAAAAGATTTATTAGCCAAAAGGGGGCTACCGTCGCATGGAAAGAAG AATGAATTATTGGAGAGGTTATTAAAGTATGAAGAAAAGGGTAACATAAGTCCATACATATTAGATAAACATAACACGAATTCGAACGATAGCACAAATATTAAGGTGTTAGTTGATCGAACTGACGATAAGATCAGGAATTCAGAAATAAATCGAGTGTCCAATAATACAAAAGGCGATAGAGGACAAGGAGAAGGAGttgaaaaaagtaattaCAAATCATCATATGTTGGtggagaaaataaaaagaaaatattaacagtTAATCATAAAGAAGACGAATTTAATAAAGAAggattaaataaaatgaaagattattttaaaaatatattaacagtCAATAATAATGTAGAGGGTTCGAagtattatgaaaatatccCATCCaagaatgatgaaaaaatgaatgaaaatataaattcaaaTATGAAAGACAACAATGAAGAAGGAAAGAAAACCAAAATCGTAATTCCTGAAATAACCTTTTCAGAATCATCCTTATCCAACAAAAATACATTACAAAAGAATGTAATTGTCCCTACTGCAG gtGATGATAATCTTTACCTAACGGAGGAAAAAAAGCGGGAGCTACGAAAAAAGAGATTCG GTGCTGTGTCAACCGACGAGGCCCTTGAATCAAGAGCAAAGAG aTTTTGCATTGTAACACATAAAATGGAAGaggagaataaaaaaaaaagagcagaGCGCTTTGGACTGAACATG GGAAAGCTGAACGATTTcgaaacaaaaaagaaaagggcTGAAAGATTTGGGTTACTGAAAGAG AGTGACAAATTAAAGGCGAGGGCCCTTCGATTTGGAGTAATACAGGAGCAacagttaaaaaatttaaagaaaaaattagtttacacataa
- a CDS encoding 26S proteasome regulatory subunit RPN8 — protein sequence MENDIFEKSRNELERIYLNKHVVVHPIVLLSVVDHYNRIASNTKKRVLGTILGEKIDGVVHITNSYALPFEEDIKDINIFFVDDNYNENLFNMIRKINTREKLIGWYTTGSNIKPNDIFINEIFYKYHHAPIFLLVNVHTDQSIFPVNAYVSIEKAICDNKFRKTFIHIPVTIGAFEAEDVGVEFLLKELKSVSTSTLATKVGDKLSSLKSLISKLYEISAYLNDILNGNIEMNIKILYNLQNVFSLLPDTENPELIEAFMVKNNDLMLNIFIGSITRSVIALHNLINNKIENKINSEKKKLLEDEKEKEKDKEKEKDKEKEKEKEKEKDKEKEKEKEKEKEKDKDKDNEKEKEKDKEKEIDKEKDKDKLKKKN from the exons ATggaaaatgatatatttgaGAAAAGCAGAAATGAACTGGAgcgtatatatttaaataaacatgTAGTTGTACATCCAATAGTTCTATTATCTGTTGTGGATCATTATAATCGTATAGCaagtaatacaaaaaaaagagtgTTAGGTACCATTTTAGGAGAAAAAATTGATGGAGTTGTACATATTACTAATAGTTATGCATTACCATTTGAAGAagatataaaagatataaatatattttttgttgatgataattataatgaaaatttatttaatatgattagaaaaattaatacaagagaaaaattaattggaTGGTATACTACTGGATCAAATATTAAACCAAacgatatttttataaatgaaattttttataaatatcacCATGCACCTATTTTTCTCCTTGTTAATGTACACACAGATCAAAGTATATTCCCTGTTAATGCATATGTGTCTATCGAAAAGGCCATATGTGACAACAAATTTAGGAAAACTTTTATTCACATCCCAGTTACTATAG GTGCTTTCGAAGCAGAGGATGTAGGTGTCGAGTTTTtgttaaaagaattaaaaagcGTTTCAACATCAACGTTAGCTACAAAAGTAGGGGATAAATTGTCATCCTTAAAAAGTCTTATATCAAAACTATATGAAATCTCAGCTTACTTGAACGATATTTTAAATGGGAACATAGaaatgaacataaaaatattatataatttacaaaatgtGTTTAGCTTATTACCAGATACTGAAAACCCTGAATTAATTGAAGCCTTTAtggttaaaaataatgatctCATGCTTAATATATTCATCGGAAGCATAACAAGGTCAGTTATTGCTCTTCACAatcttattaataataaaatagaaaataaaattaactcggaaaagaaaaagcttTTAGAGGACGAAAAGGAGAAAGAGaaggataaagaaaaagagaaggacaaagaaaaagagaaagaaaaggAGAAGGAAAAGGacaaggaaaaggaaaaggagaaggaaaaggaaaaggagaaGGACAAAGATAAAGACAACGAAAAGGAGAAGGAAAAGGACAAGGAGAAAGAGATAGACAAAGAAAAGGATAAGGACAaattgaagaaaaagaattaa
- a CDS encoding tRNA (adenine(58)-N(1))-methyltransferase non-catalytic subunit TRM6, whose product MIIRKHDFVLIDDELKCRLHKIVDMKIKIKKNYINLLFLVNKKYGSTYTFMNNKWVRSKKKKSKLDIDCSEDIKGTNKDIFYNNNSQKLTEENIAELKEENFENPYEVVQKLVDNSTTFKEKTIISKFKYVEKKLKRHFCQFTVYECNIVNLVNFYYKYFPEKISYVRIDYLANLLFHLNRDYYVRSDTHLNDEKIKAVWSIQHKLDEEKNKSSLTNYRSDNIDDDLFFKHNILIYDDSFGLLTSVINIIYKFNVNIFSLIHKNSSNAIIPSFGIRKNTNIVKVSISETAVGVNSRAHAYFNEHFDFVHSYEGEKHNVVTGRKMGKHQPNIRKNEKDEFITTNYFVNEEKAVNSYTSKNVRSTNKGSVMEQHNCKDGFGGIGNDTVGSWNNSEKEENEQYEKADQNDEKGKKGQYGETNSNDETNQNEEVLQNEVLQNEVLQNDDILSVSEEKGTKRKLDELYDKRNNEKTIPEYKKSKGNDSGVHITNVPAPNAEMEMSLLHDINLRKAESFVIILSSEFMYKTNTDVNMLIDRLINVSLKYLNNDGKIIIHTDDLNILNIFLKLLIKTKAFINIKLNEYILREQQVVKRRTHPVIKNSKLADGFLLTALKVQG is encoded by the coding sequence ATGATAATACGAAAGCACGACTTCGTCTTAATAGACGATGAGCTTAAATGCAGGCTTCACAAGATTGTagatatgaaaataaaaataaagaaaaactaTATCAACTTATTATTCCTagtgaacaaaaaatatggatCAACCTATACctttatgaataataaatggGTTaggagcaaaaaaaaaaagtcaaaaCTAGATATTGATTGTAGTGAAGATATTAAAGGCACtaataaagatattttttataataacaattcACAAAAATTAACAGAGGAAAATATTGCAGaattaaaagaagagaaTTTCGAAAACCCATATGAAGTTGTTCAGAAATTAGTGGACAACTCAACAACATTTAAAGAGAAAACTATCATTTCgaaatttaaatatgtagAGAAAAAGTTAAAGAGACATTTCTGTCAATTTACAGTATATGAATGTAATATAGTTAACTtggttaatttttattataaatattttcccGAAAAAATTTCCTATGTGCGTATCGACTACTTAGCAAATCTGCTTTTTCACTTGAACAGAGATTACTATGTAAGGAGTGACACTCATTTAAACGACGAGAAGATAAAAGCAGTCTGGTCGATCCAACACAAACTGGATGAAGAGAAGAATAAAAGTAGTTTGACTAACTATAGAAGCGATAACATTGAcgatgatttatttttcaaacacaacattttaatatacgATGATTCGTTCGGTCTGCTCACTagtgttataaatataatatacaaatttaatgtaaatattttttccttgatacataaaaattcCAGTAATGCAATAATACCAAGTTTTGgtataaggaaaaatacaaatattgtGAAGGTAAGTATAAGTGAAACTGCTGTAGGGGTAAACTCCAGGGCCCATGCCTACTTTAATGAACATTTTGATTTCGTTCATTCGTATGAAGGGGAGAAGCACAACGTAGTAACTGGGAGAAAAATGGGTAAGCATCAACCAAACATTAGAAAAAACGAGAAAGACGAATTCATTACAACTAATTATTTTGTGAACGAAGAAAAGGCAGTAAATAGTTATACTTCTAAAAATGTTAGAAGTACAAACAAAGGAAGTGTAATGGAGCAGCATAACTGCAAAGATGGCTTCGGGGGGATAGGCAACGACACTGTTGGCAGTTGGAACAACTccgaaaaggaagaaaatgaGCAATATGAAAAAGCAGACCAGAATGACGAAAAGGGCAAAAAAGGCCAATATGGTGAAACAAACTCAAATGACGAAACAAACCAAAATGAAGAAGTACTCCAAAATGAAGTACTCCAAAATGAAGTACTCCAAAATGATGATATCCTTTCCGTTTCTGAGGAAAAGGGAACGAAAAGAAAACTAGACGAGTTGTACGACAAAAGgaacaatgaaaaaacaattcCTGAGTATAAAAAAAGCAAGGGCAACGATAGTGGTGTGCATATTACAAATGTACCTGCGCCAAATGCCGAAATGGAAATGAGTCTTTTACACGATATTAACTTGAGAAAGGCAGAGTCATTTGTTATTATCTTATCAAGTGAGTTTATGTACAAAACTAATACGGACGTTAATATGCTAATAGATCGCCTTATCAATGTATccttgaaatatttaaacaatGATGGTAAAATAATCATACATACAGATGATctaaacatattaaatatttttcttaaattgttaataaaaacgaaggcctttattaatattaaattaaatgaatacatATTAAGAGAACAGCAGGTCGTGAAAAGGCGTACTCATCCAGTTATAAAAAACTCAAAGTTGGCTGATGGGTTTTTACTGACTGCGCTCAAAGTCCAGGGCTAg
- a CDS encoding hypothetical protein (conserved Plasmodium protein), producing the protein MLTYLRLLRTNSKSTITATATATTTTTTTNGLITSGVHEHFGTAKIPESLKNFYEKKKEEMEMKKKQLEERKKKKDKTKISKERKSKFKSSKGQHNVF; encoded by the coding sequence ATGTTAACATATTTAAGGCTCTTAAGAACAAATAGTAAAAGTACAATTACAGCTACAGCTACAGCTACAACTACAACTACAACTACAAATGGTTTAATTACGTCAGGAGTACATGAACACTTTGGTACTGCGAAAATTCCTGAAAgcttgaaaaatttttacgagaaaaaaaaagaagaaatggaaatgaaaaagaaacaactagaagaaagaaaaaaaaaaaaggataagaCTAAAATTTCAAAGGAGAGGAAAAGCAAGTTTAAGTCTTCCAAGGGACAACATAACGTCTTCTAG